The DNA window ttatttaaaatttaatttgtgatatatttaaataaaaagaaattattatactgaaaaaatagttaaaaataaatttatctttttaagaGAGGTTAACTAAAATTTTTAAGAGAGGTtaactaagattggtgagtggtttgtcgagggttagagacatatgaaaaaagtatgagtcacaagataagggtcaattggagggttaatggttgagtttgacgagatataAAAGGTGTGTtatcaattgaggtcgactaagattgctAAGTGATTTGCCGAAGGAATaaaaatgcatatgaaaaatGTAAGTTACAAAATGAGGGTCAATTGAGTGATTAATTGGGTGTCGAAGagataaattatatgttaatattaagtttttttttactttaattaagttaaaatattaagtatatattaattacacgatttttataatttagaataacttgttaaaattgtttgtttatccaatttaactaatcaagttaataaataaatattatatttttcatatacaATTTTCAAAGACTTaaaccttaaacaaaatatacaatatttatttaaaaaataactataatattaatatattttatattttaaaaaatacatatagatttaacaaataataaaaacattttagacTTAAGTCTAACtcctattaatttatttaattatattttattatatatatatatatatatatatatatatatatatatatatatatatattgagtatatacattaacaattttaaaaaatatatattaaatataaaattaattaaaaaataattacaagtaATGGTACTATACaaatactatatttatttaaataaataaatatatttatttaaataaataaatatatttatttattttataaatataaattaactctttttaatgtgaaattgtataaaatcttaaatcaaaattatttataatttataaaattttattattttaaatatatagtttgattaatttataaatataaattaactttttttaatataaaatcgtataaattaataaaattaaaattatttattaattcgtaaatacttaattttaaatataaaataataagatcttatctcatatatatatatatatatatatatatatatatatatatatatatatatatatatatatatatatatatatatatatatatatatatatatatatatatatatatatatatatatataaatcaatggGTCCATagcttaaatttaaaaaaaaaaaaatatctttcttTCCCCACTTTTCTCTCCCTTTTACTTtctttaaaaaagtattaaattttatctttcttaatctttcactttcttttaaaaagtattaaatatatatatatagtctgaTTTACGGGTATAACTTCATTTATTTAGATTCATTATCAGGTGATTTGTCAAACTtctttatatactttttaaaatgttatgtCATCACTTAAACCATGGATTTATCAAATACAAACAAATTCTTAAAATCTTACCTATAGGTCTTGTATGGTTGTAAAATATGatctttatttttctctatataagAGAGTGCTCTTAAGCACAATATAGTAAATTAAGAGTAGTATACCATGAAGTCTGTTTTTAATCTCTTACTGATCCTATCATTGGTGGTAATTATTCTCTCCACCAATGTCAGCGGTAGGCCCGTACAAAAGCCTATGCCAGCTCCGCACCATTCATCACCGCCAGTTGAGGGGAAACCACCTGTTGATGTGAAACCACCTCCCTATAAATCGCCTAAGACACCACATTCATCGCCTCCACCACCACCCACAGAGAAACCTATGCCATCACCACCAAAAGAAGGGAAACCACCAGTTGATGTGAAACCACCTCCCCATAAATCGCCTAAGACACCACATTCATCGCCTCCTCCGCCACCCACAGAGAAGCCTATGCCATCACCACCGGTTGATGTGAAACCACCTTCCCATAAATCGCCTAAGACACCACATCCATCGCCTCCACCGCCACCCACAGAGAAGCCTATGCCATCACCACCGGTTGATGTGAAACCACCTTCCCATAAATCGCCTAAGACACCACATTCATCGCCTCCTCCGCCACGCACAGAGAAGCCTATGCCATCACCACCGGTTGATGTGAAACCACCTTCCCATAAATCGCCTAAGACACCACATCCATCGCCTCCACCGCCACCCACAGAGAAGCCTATGCCATCACCACCGGTTGATGTGAAACCACATTCCCATAAATCGCCTAAGACACCACATCCATCGCCTCCACCGCCACTTACAGAGAAGCCTAGGCCATCACCACCATCTATTTACTAAAAGTCAACTTAGGCCGGTTAAGTTAGCAAATGAGAGATCTATCTAATAGTAACTTTACTTTAGTACTTTAATTATCTATGTACGGCACATTAAGAAGGAAATATGGTTTATTGAtgttaaacttttaaaaaataattgaattgaaagtgttttattattgaaataattacaTCTCcctttatacaaaatttcattattaactttaattaaaaaaataactaacaactattaaaactaattaataattttaaattaattaattaattaacaatttaataatatactaaataaagttttaccttgtttaaaatatcaaattatgaTTTTCATTCTAATGTTGTCATTTTGTTCCTTTTATTGAAGTCAAATTCATAATTCCctaatcatttattttcaaataaactcacaCTAGATGagttgtttcattttcaacaaaCACAATTTAGTCTTCCATCTTTTATAAGGCTACCTAGTGTATAACCTTCAGTTTTTTTTAAGCTACTCAATATTAGACATTCCAGTCTTAATTTATCAAAAGCCAACTAATTCAAATTTCCCAAGTTTAATTAGCTGAAAATCACCCTAatgatcaattcaaattttatccttatactgtatattgttttgaatttggAACCATCTTTTGGTTTAGgcatttgtttaaaatatgtttgttattaaagaaaataattttattcttttaaattaagaatttttagtGAAATCTAATCTCAAACATTTTGATGACTTAGACAAGACCATTTGAATGAGATTTAATTCGAAATattttgatatccttaaaaaaaactattttacatTAAGGTAGTTCACCAATATATTATTAGCAACAAAATTTAAATgtagaatacatattattattattttttttatatttaccaGTGTGAATcgagaattttattattaataaatgaaatgtataacattaataatttaataaattttaaaaataatttaattatattaaaataataaaggttcattaatagaatatatatatataacattttttaaaactatatataaaaatatttatttttcatttttatctttaatagtTAACTAttcaagaattaattaattttaaaaataaaaaattaatttaactatttcaACATAATAAGTATTCTCCTATATAAtttactaataaatatttaaatatatatatatattaataattctatttgtattaattatttttataatattgtattatatatatatataccatttttaaaaattatatattatatatataataatttatttaaaatttaatttgtgatatatttaaataaaaagaaattattatactgaaaaaatagttaaaaataaatttatctttttaagaGAGGTTAACTAAGATTTTTAAGAGAGGTtaactaagattggtgagtggtttgtcgagggttagagacatatgaaaaaagtatgagtcacaagatgagggtcaattggagggttaatggttgagtttgacgagatataaaaggtgtgtcatcaattgaggtcgactaagattgctAAGTGATTTGCCGAAGGAATaaaaatgcatatgaaaaatgtaagttacaagatgagggtcaattgagTGATTAATTGGGTGTCGAAGagataaattatatgttaatattaagttttttttttttactttaattaagttaaaatattaaatatatattaattacacgatttttataatttagaataacttgttaaaattgtttgtttatccaatttaactaatcaagttaataaataaatataatatttttcaaatacaattttcaaagacttaaaccttaaacaaaatatacaatatttatttaaaaaataactataatattaatatattttatattttaaaaaaatacatatagatttaacaaataataaaaacattttagatTTAAGTCTAACtcctattaatttatttaattatattttattatatatatatatatatacattgagTATAtacattaacaattttaaaaaatatatattaaatataaaattaattaaaaaataattacaagtaATGGTACTATACAAacactatatttatttaaataaataaatatatttatttaaataaataaatatatttatttattttataaatataaattaactctttttaatgtgaaattgtataaaatcttaaatcaaaattatttataatttataaaattttattattttaaatatatagtttgattaatttataaatataaattaactttttttaatataaaatcgtataaattaataaaattaaaattatttattaattcataaatacttaattttaaatataaaataataagatcttatctcatatatatatatatatatatatatatatatatatatatatatatatatatatatatatatatatatatatatatatatatatatatatataaatccatGGGGTCCATagcttaaatttaaaaaaaaatatatatatttctatccCCACTTTTCTCTCCCTTTTACTTtctttaaaaaagtattaaattttatctttcttaatctttcactttcttttaaaaagtattaaatatatatatagtctgaTTTACGGGTATAACTTCATTTATTTAGATTCATTATCAGGTGATTTGTCAAACTtctttatatactttttaaaatattatgtcatCACTTAAACCATGGATTTATCAAATACAAACAAATTCTTAAAATCTTACCTATAGGTCTTGTATGGTTGTAAaatataatctttatttttctctatataagAGAGTATTCTTAAGGAGTAAATTAAGAGTAGTATACCATGAAGTCTGTTTTTAATCTCTTACTGATCCTATCATTGGTGGTAATTATTCTCTCCACCAATGTCAGCGGTAGGCCCGTACAAAAGCCTATGCCAGCTCCGCACCATTCATCACCGCCAGTTGAGGGGAAACCACCTGTTGATGTGAAATCACCTCCCTATAAATCGCCTAAGACACCACATTCATCGCCTCCACCACCACCCACAGAGAAACCTATGCCATCACCACCAAAAGAAGGGAAACCACCAGTTGATGTGAAACCACCTCCCCATAAATCGCCTAAGACACCACATTCATCGCCTCCTCCGCCACCCACAGAGAAGCCTATGCCATCACCACCGGTTGATGTGAAACCACCTTCCCATAAATCGCCTAAGACACCACATCCATCGCCTCCACCGCCACCCACAGAGAAGCCTATGCCATCACCACCGGTTGATGTGAAACCACCTTCCCATAAATCGCCTAAGACACCACATTCATCGCCTCCACCACCACCCACAGAGAAATCTATGCCATCACCACCAAAAGAAGGGAAACCACCAGTTGATGTGAAACCACCTCCCCATAAATCGCCTAAGACACCACATTCATCGCCTCCTCCGCCACCCACAGAGAAGCCTATGCCATCACCACCGGTTGATGTGAAACCACCTTCTCATAAATCGCCTAAGACACCACATCCATCGCCTCCATCGCCACCCACAGAGAAGCCTATGCCATCACCACCGGTTGATGTGAAACCACCTTCCCATAAATCGCCTAAGACACCACATCCATCGCCTCCACCGCCACTTACAGAGAAGCCTATGCCATCACCACCATCTATTTACTAAAAGTCAACTTAGGCCGGTTAAGTTAGCAAATGAGAGATCTATCTAATAGTAACTTTATTTTAGTACTTTAATTATCTATGTACGGCACATTAAGAAGGAAATATGGTTTATTGAtgttaaacttttaaaaaataattgaattgaaagtgttttattattgaaataattacgTCTCTCcctttatacaaaatttcattattaactttaattaaaaaaataactaacaactattaaaactaattaataattttaaattaattaattaattaaaaatttaataatatactgAATAAAGTTTCACCttgtttaaaatatcaaattatgaTTTTCATTCTAATGTTGTCATTTTGTTCCTTTTATTGAAGTCAAATTCATAATTCCctaatcatttattttcaaataaactcacaCTAGATGagttgtttcattttcaacaaaCACAATTTAGTCTTCCATCTTTTATAAGGCTACCTAGTGTATAACCTTCAGTTTTTTTTAAGCTACTCAATATTAGACATTCCAGTCTTAATTTATCAAAAGCCAACTAATTCAAATTTCCCAAGTTTAATTAGCTGAAAATCACCCTAatgatcaattcaaattttatccttatactgtatattgttttgaatttggAACCATCTTTTGGTTTAgggatttgtttaaaatatgtttgttattaaagaaaataattttattcttttaacttAAGAATTTTTAGTAAAATCTAATCTCAAACATTTTGATGACTTAGACAAGACTCTTTGAATGAGATTTAATTCGAAACattttgatatccttaaaaaaaactattttacatTAAGGTAGTTCACTAATTTATTATTAGcaacaaaatttaaatgttgaatacatattattattattatttttatccgtgtgaatcgaatgagaattttattattaataaatgaaatgtataacattaacaatttaataaattttaaaaataaaattttaatttaattatattaaaataataaaggttcattaatagaatatatatatatatatatataacattttttaaaactatataaaaaaatatttatttttcatttttatctttaatagtTAACTAttcaagaattaattaattttaaaaataaaaaattaatttaactatttcaACATAATAAGTATTCTCCTATATAAtttactaataaatatttaaatatatatatatatattaataattctatttgtattaattatttttataatgctgtattatatatatatatatatatatatatatatatatatatatatatatatatatatatatatatatatatatatatatatatatatatatatatatataccatttttaaaaattatatattatatatataacaatttatttaaaatttaatttgtgatatatttaaataaaaagaaattattatacttaaaaaaatagttaaaaataaatttatatttttaagagagGTTAACTAAGATTTTTAAGAGAGATtaactaagattggtgagtggtttgtcgagggttagagacatatgaaaaaagtatgagtcacaagatgagggtcaattggaGGATTAgcggttgagtttgacgagatataaaaggtgtgtcatcaattgagatCGACTAAGATTGCTAGGTGGTTTGCCGAAGGGATaaaaatgcatatgaaaaatGTAAGTTACAATATGAGAGAGGGTCAATTGAGTGATTAATTGGGTGTCGAAGagataaattatatgttaatattaagtttaagattaaacttaatttttacaaattaaaactaattaaaattaattaaattttaaataatattaattttatctaaaatatttataaataaatattattttatatatattctcaatgcACAATGCACgctagttaaataaaataacctttaaaaacaaaaacttaattagacaacatataaaactatataaaagaTTTGTAATATGTATTCAAATAGTCAAAATTggctaatattttttttaaacttattaataaaaaaaaatatatatttccgTCAATGATTTTGACCCAAATACTGATTACGGTGTTGATTGACTTCCCTGGTCAGTACCTTTACAAATAGTGATTGttgttacaaataaaatattaatatatatttatttatttattaaataaaataattatttaatttgaccAATTGCCTAAGATTGTTAAATAGAGTTGGTAGTGAATGTATGTGTGAATCCATAAAGTTCTTCCTTCCAATTTGTGGTGCAAAAGTATTTAATCAACCTTCAAACTCATAGACAAGGAAGACTCCGGAGGTCGCCTAGCTGAAGTCTAGTCGAGGTGCGGTCAGTATTTGTGTCACTACTCGAGGAAGAAGAAGTCTCCGTCGCGGCCGATCTCCGAAATTAGACCATTGACATTTTCGATTTATTTACAAGTTTTTCATTGACAAAAGACTTTAACCATTTGAACTTTTTGTCATGGTTCATTTTGACTCTTCATCATTCTTGTCAATTTCGGcttcattattttgaattttaacatgataattcaaataaattaaaatatttcagtCCCTTTAACTCTGTCTTCCATCAATTGGATCCACAGACATTTTCAATATTCAAATTTGAcctcaaacattttaattttaatttatattcataaaataaaattctttcaACCCCTCGACTATTCACCTACGTTCATATCGACCCTCAAACTTCACTTAGGTCCatttcaaaaattacaaaatttctaGTCTTGTTTGTTTCAGGTTTACACCAAATGAATTTTAATGGATTGAGGCTTCTAaatcactttaaaaaaattgaaaaatattattatgtttactttaacaaacaaaaaaaatcattatttttaaggCTTGTTTGAAAAACTCTCTATCTTtgataacttatattttaaaatctatatcttaaaaaatgatgaaattaaTTCAGCATGTtcatacaaatatttttgacatctaaaaaaaaaaaaaaaaaaaaattcgagaCACATTcagaaaaacaattattttcgAGAGTGTCATAACCAAAGTTTTATAActtcaaaaatttcaaacacAACTAGCAGTGTGTTCCTAAAATTAGTTAATAGAgtagttaattattttagttagatATTGGACGCTTACAaatattaactaaataaaataaaaccttaaaaattaatgagcttaaaaaaattaaacttattttgagatgtatcaaattaaataattgccttaataatatatgtgaaatttaagacatttttcaaaatgatgaaagttaattttattaaaaataattaataaagaaatatttaaataaaatataatatttaaaaaactttataaaaattaataatttcttatataaataaattattattttcataaaaagttatgtattaaaataatgaaatagattaaaatataatttttgtaatataatattttgatattcaaaattattaaaatatttatttaaaaattattaagacaaaatattgcttaaaaaataataatagctttctaataaaaataagttattaatatttgttttgtaaaaaagaaattatgtttttattaaaacaatttatagaccaaaaaaataaaatatttttttaacatgaaaattaaagttttttttgataaaacaagtaaataataaaaactaaaattaaaatcaaatttaaaatatttaataaaaataattaaacaaaagttTCTTAACTataacaatttgatttttaaataattatgtttcaatttatataaaaataaaataaaaagtataatatttttaatataaaattaagaattaatatatatttaaaaaatattgaccAGAAGGTCTGTTTCTTTTCTCAAGTTTCTAAAAATAGTTTCTAATCCttgtttattatttgtttataattgtttgaaattggAGGTAGTCCATTTAGATCTTCTGGTGTGATTtaagtcaatttttttaaaactagctAGCTAATCCAATTTCGCATAATCTTAAGTAGTGGTCGAAagattttagtattatttattgtCTTACTGGCTACTGTTTGAAGATTTTAGTGGTTCTTTCTTTTACTTAACAAACCAATAAAACTAATAGatccaattttattttcatgtacTAACTATGTTTTctgttgatttttttaaaagtataaacGAAATAGGGTCTTTCTCGATCTATTACGACTTGAGTTTCTTAAATTCACTATAATGGAGGTCCTACGTTGACGACTAGAACTCATGAACCAAAGCGCCCAGCTTAAAAGCTTTTTAGGCTTGTTTATGTTTGGGCTTAAAAGTAATTGACTTGTTTACGTTTTTtgctttattaaaaaataataatgagcctaaaaggaaaataatatataatatatgattatacttaaatatgattatatataaataaaataataacagtTGTAGGAATTAAGTAAATTTgttaaagagttaattaagtgtCAAGTGATTCTGAAGGCTGTATTTTTAATTCCAAAATTATGTTGATTATATGTCAGGGACTTAATTATACTTATATAATAGTTGGTAACTCAACTTAATTGTGATACTGTAAATAGTGAGTGAATAATTAGATATtcttaaagaaattatttttattttcacggTATCAGTGGAAATAGTTGATCTAAGAGATACCAATATTACGAAGAGATATTAATATTACGAGTTTAATTTTCACTTACGGTATCATAAATAGGGGTGTtgtactaatttttttaattaaaaaataatatgcatCTATTTTTCTGATACCCTTTCATTTAAGAATGATAATTTGAAACCGTCTCGCAAAAATCAAACAGAATTGTCTCGTTTGGGATGGTTTTTCCTCGAAACCGAACAAAGatgggcggggatggtatttatGTCCCCCGCTCCGCCCTGATTATGCCCGAAcactattaaatatattaaattacaaatata is part of the Impatiens glandulifera chromosome 1, dImpGla2.1, whole genome shotgun sequence genome and encodes:
- the LOC124913623 gene encoding early nodulin-75-like, which codes for MPAPHHSSPPVEGKPPVDVKPPPYKSPKTPHSSPPPPPTEKPMPSPPKEGKPPVDVKPPPHKSPKTPHSSPPPPPTEKPMPSPPVDVKPPSHKSPKTPHPSPPPPPTEKPMPSPPVDVKPPSHKSPKTPHSSPPPPRTEKPMPSPPVDVKPPSHKSPKTPHPSPPPPPTEKPMPSPPVDVKPHSHKSPKTPHPSPPPPLTEKPRPSPPSIY
- the LOC124913635 gene encoding early nodulin-75-like is translated as MKSVFNLLLILSLVVIILSTNVSGRPVQKPMPAPHHSSPPVEGKPPVDVKSPPYKSPKTPHSSPPPPPTEKPMPSPPKEGKPPVDVKPPPHKSPKTPHSSPPPPPTEKPMPSPPVDVKPPSHKSPKTPHPSPPPPPTEKPMPSPPVDVKPPSHKSPKTPHSSPPPPPTEKSMPSPPKEGKPPVDVKPPPHKSPKTPHSSPPPPPTEKPMPSPPVDVKPPSHKSPKTPHPSPPSPPTEKPMPSPPVDVKPPSHKSPKTPHPSPPPPLTEKPMPSPPSIY